From Hippea alviniae EP5-r, the proteins below share one genomic window:
- the fusA gene encoding elongation factor G, translating into MARKYRLEKLRNIGIIAHIDAGKTTTTERILYYTGVSHKIGEVHEGTATMDWMEQEKERGITITSASTTCFWREHMINIIDTPGHVDFTVEVERALRVLDGAVGVFCAVGGVEPQSETVWRQADKYHVPRIAFVNKMDRIGADFFNVVKEIEEKLNGNPVPIQLPVGAESNFVGVVDLVKMKAIIWDSDVLGAKFSIKDIPDELADMALEYRDKMLEKLADIDDEFAEKYLEGEDISEDEIKRVIRKGTIDTKITPVLCGSAFKNKGVQPLLDAVVDFLPSPVDIAAVKGIDPRTGEEIERKASEDEPLALLAFKIMSDPYVGKLTYFRVYSGTLKAGSYAYNSTKGKTERIGRLLRMHANKREDVDVVYAGDIAAAIGLKYTTTGDTLCDEKNPILLESMEFPEPVISVAVEPKTKADRDKLSNALQKLAEEDPTFRVRYDEETNQTIISGMGELHLEIIVDRLKREFKVGVNVGKPQVAYKESIKGKVKQEGKFIRQTGGHGQYGHVWIELEPLERGKGFEFVDKIVGGIIPKEFIPAVEAGVKEAAESGVLAGYPMVDFRVTLYDGSYHEVDSSDMAFKIAASMAFREAAKKAKPYLLEPIMDVEVTTPEQYLGDVMGDINSRRGKIKSMGEKGNLKIIRAHIPLGEMFGYATALRSITQGRGTYTMQFSHYEEVPKNIAEKIIKKEA; encoded by the coding sequence GTGGCACGCAAGTATCGACTTGAGAAGTTGAGAAACATAGGAATTATAGCTCATATTGACGCTGGAAAAACGACAACGACAGAGAGAATTCTGTATTACACGGGTGTATCGCACAAGATTGGTGAAGTTCATGAAGGCACAGCAACAATGGACTGGATGGAGCAGGAGAAGGAGCGTGGAATTACGATTACTTCTGCTTCCACTACCTGTTTCTGGCGAGAACATATGATAAATATTATCGATACACCGGGGCATGTTGACTTTACAGTGGAAGTTGAGCGTGCTTTAAGGGTTTTGGATGGTGCTGTTGGTGTTTTCTGTGCTGTTGGTGGTGTTGAGCCACAGAGTGAGACAGTTTGGAGACAGGCAGATAAGTATCATGTTCCAAGAATTGCCTTCGTAAACAAAATGGACAGGATTGGAGCTGATTTTTTCAATGTTGTTAAAGAGATAGAAGAAAAACTCAATGGTAATCCTGTTCCTATTCAGTTGCCTGTAGGTGCTGAGTCAAACTTCGTGGGCGTTGTTGATTTAGTAAAGATGAAGGCAATTATCTGGGATTCTGATGTCTTGGGTGCTAAGTTCTCTATTAAAGATATACCAGACGAATTGGCCGATATGGCTTTAGAATATAGAGACAAGATGCTTGAGAAACTTGCTGATATAGATGATGAGTTTGCTGAGAAGTATTTAGAAGGCGAAGATATATCTGAAGATGAGATAAAAAGGGTAATAAGAAAAGGCACAATAGATACAAAAATAACGCCTGTTCTGTGTGGAAGTGCTTTCAAGAATAAAGGCGTTCAGCCGCTGCTTGATGCTGTTGTTGACTTTCTGCCAAGTCCAGTTGATATAGCAGCTGTTAAGGGTATTGACCCAAGAACAGGTGAAGAGATAGAAAGAAAGGCAAGTGAAGATGAGCCGTTGGCTCTGCTTGCTTTTAAGATAATGAGCGATCCTTATGTGGGTAAGCTTACATACTTTAGAGTCTATTCTGGAACATTGAAGGCTGGCTCTTACGCTTATAACTCTACAAAGGGCAAGACGGAAAGGATAGGAAGACTCCTAAGAATGCACGCAAACAAGAGAGAAGATGTTGATGTTGTATATGCTGGAGATATTGCTGCTGCAATTGGTTTAAAATACACAACAACAGGTGATACTTTATGTGATGAGAAGAATCCAATACTGCTTGAGTCTATGGAGTTTCCAGAGCCTGTTATATCTGTTGCCGTTGAACCAAAAACAAAGGCTGACAGAGATAAGCTTTCAAATGCTCTTCAGAAGCTTGCAGAAGAAGACCCAACATTTAGAGTTAGATACGATGAAGAGACCAATCAGACGATTATTTCTGGAATGGGTGAGCTTCACCTTGAAATAATTGTTGATAGATTAAAGAGAGAGTTCAAAGTTGGCGTTAATGTTGGCAAACCACAGGTTGCATATAAAGAAAGCATCAAGGGTAAAGTCAAACAGGAAGGTAAGTTCATCAGACAGACTGGTGGTCATGGTCAGTATGGACATGTTTGGATTGAGCTTGAGCCACTTGAAAGGGGAAAAGGTTTCGAATTTGTCGATAAGATAGTCGGCGGTATTATTCCAAAGGAGTTTATTCCGGCTGTGGAAGCAGGTGTTAAAGAAGCAGCCGAGAGTGGCGTTTTGGCTGGCTATCCAATGGTTGACTTTAGGGTTACACTTTATGATGGTTCTTATCACGAAGTTGACTCATCCGATATGGCATTTAAGATTGCAGCATCAATGGCGTTTAGAGAAGCAGCTAAAAAGGCAAAACCCTATCTTCTTGAGCCTATAATGGATGTTGAAGTGACAACACCTGAGCAGTATCTTGGCGATGTTATGGGTGATATAAACTCTCGTCGTGGCAAAATCAAGAGTATGGGCGAGAAAGGCAATCTCAAGATAATCAGAGCCCACATACCACTTGGTGAGATGTTTGGATATGCAACTGCTTTAAGGTCGATTACTCAGGGAAGGGGAACCTATACAATGCAATTCTCGCACTATGAAGAAGTGCCTAAGAATATAGCTGAAAAAATAATCAAAAAAGAAGCTTAA
- the rpsG gene encoding 30S ribosomal protein S7 yields MRRRRAEKREVPPDLVYGSVLVTKIINKIMWDGKKSIASKIFYQAMDLVKEKTGEDPMEVLQKAIENITPKIEVRPRRVGGATYQVPVEVRPERQRSLAVRWLVDYARQRSERRMFERLAGEIIDAANNRGGAVKKREDTHKMAEANRAFAHYRW; encoded by the coding sequence ATGAGAAGAAGAAGAGCAGAAAAGAGAGAGGTTCCACCAGATTTAGTTTACGGAAGCGTTCTTGTTACCAAGATAATAAACAAGATTATGTGGGATGGTAAAAAGTCCATAGCAAGCAAGATTTTCTATCAGGCTATGGATTTGGTTAAAGAGAAGACGGGCGAAGACCCAATGGAAGTTTTGCAGAAGGCTATCGAGAATATAACACCTAAGATAGAAGTAAGACCAAGAAGGGTTGGTGGTGCAACCTATCAGGTTCCAGTTGAAGTAAGGCCAGAGCGTCAGAGAAGCCTTGCTGTTAGGTGGCTTGTTGATTATGCAAGGCAGAGAAGCGAAAGAAGAATGTTCGAAAGATTAGCAGGTGAAATAATAGATGCTGCCAATAACAGAGGTGGCGCTGTTAAGAAGAGAGAAGATACTCACAAGATGGCAGAAGCCAACAGGGCATTTGCACATTACAGATGGTAA
- the rpsL gene encoding 30S ribosomal protein S12 — translation MPTINQLVRKGRKKVKAKKKTLALQGCPQRRGVCTRVYTTTPKKPNSALRKVARVKLTTGYEVTAYIPGEGHNLQEHSIVLVRGGRVKDLPGVRYHIIRGALDAAGVEGRKQSRSKYGTKKPKE, via the coding sequence GTGCCTACGATTAACCAGCTTGTAAGAAAGGGAAGAAAAAAGGTTAAGGCAAAGAAAAAGACATTAGCCCTTCAGGGATGCCCACAGAGAAGAGGTGTCTGCACAAGGGTTTATACAACGACACCAAAGAAACCTAACTCAGCTTTGAGAAAGGTTGCAAGGGTTAAGCTCACAACGGGCTATGAAGTGACAGCTTATATACCTGGCGAAGGACACAATTTGCAGGAACACTCTATCGTCTTGGTAAGAGGCGGAAGGGTTAAGGACTTGCCAGGTGTTAGGTATCACATCATCAGAGGTGCTTTGGATGCTGCCGGTGTTGAAGGCAGAAAACAGAGTAGGTCTAAATACGGAACAAAGAAGCCCAAGGAGTAA
- the rpoC gene encoding DNA-directed RNA polymerase subunit beta' yields the protein MFTVLKSKPKSSKDFDAIRIKLASPEKIREWSYGEVKKAETINYRTFKPERDGLFCAKIFGPIKDYECLCGKYKRIKYKGVVCEKCGVEVTESKVRRERMGHIELATPVAHIWYLRSVPSIMALLLDMKLKDLERVIYYESYVVVESEVEELPKKTVLNEAAYKTYSEKYGLRFTAEMGAAAIQKLLKEMDLDLEIMQLKEEIEATSSKAKKKKLIKRMRLMEQFKRSGNKPEWMILEVLPVLPPDLRPLVSLEGGRFASSDLNDLYRRVINRNNRLKRLIELGAPSIIIRNEKRMLQEAVDALIDNGRRKQVVRASNNRPLKSLSESIRGKEGRFRRNLLGKRVDYSGRSVIVSGPDLRMDQCGLPKIMALELFKPFIYHRLIEEGHAPTIKAAKKMVERKDPEVWNILEDVVKEHPVLLNRAPTLHRLSIQAFHAVLTDEKAIRLHPLVCPAFNADFDGDQMAVHVPLSNEAILESEVLMLATENIISPAHGNPIAMPSQDMVLGVYYMTKARDGQKGEGMYFSSADEVRIAYENGVCDLNAKIHVKIDGEIQETTVGRVLFYEIVPKSVPFKDVNKLFTKKELNRFISYLYQHEELPVVVKFLDDVKDLGFEISTRAGVSISIEDMVVPKEKAEIIAKAEEEVRKIQEDYQQGLLTDKERYNKAVDIWSSATDRIAAAMMRELGGEYEESFNSIFIMAHSGARGSQQQMRQLAGIRGLMTKPSGDIIETPIKSNFKEGLTVLEYFTSTHGARKGLADTALKTANAGYLTRKLIDVAQDVTITMEDCGTTEGLEVSAIMVNGEEIESLEERILGRTAAEDVIDPFTDEVIVEEGQEIDERAVEKILKAGIKKVKIYSVLTCKAERGVCAKCYGRDLARGGRVNVGEAVGIVAAQSIGEPGTQLTLRTFHVGGTASRLTKESKAAETKRAGIVRFYNFFVVPNSAGESILLSRRDAALLITEPQIVSKTKGKVSIREDKSYYYVAVGDAEEYKIKKVDFVKDEDIITGGSKAIGKLMLSVKDGDEVDALGLLVERVLEVFDVPKSIPYAAKIFVKDRETIKRFVKTEESGTVKLIALEGEGFVEIDDPENGIVNRHGTHVVITENGEDKVRYYVPKGSVLYVKKGQRVEAGDVIVGYDDEKKKRIFESDPTIYISTTTLAEWDAYSDYLLAGAEGYVKWVDLIPHVTIKEEIDKITSLKSNVVIESKDLTKRPRIYIVDEEGKLKKFENIDEDAVYYLPPGIILQKENGEYVKPGDVIGKIPKELDKTTDITGGLPRVSELFEAKRPKDAAIISEISGIVSYGKESKGKRKVIITSTAGKGKVVKEYLIPRNKRLLVFPGDRVEMGEPLTDGSVNPHDILAILGEKELQKMLVSEIQQVYKLQGVNINDKHIEIIVRQMLSKVVIEDSGDSDFIEGEVVNRFIFTKKNEMLIKRGKKPAIGRIVLLGITKASLNTDSFISAASFQETTRVLTEASISGQIDHLRGLKENVIVGRLIPVGTGQKKYDDIILKPASGDD from the coding sequence ATGTTTACTGTTTTAAAGAGCAAGCCAAAGTCTTCTAAAGACTTTGATGCAATAAGGATAAAGTTGGCATCACCTGAGAAGATAAGGGAGTGGAGTTACGGAGAAGTAAAAAAGGCAGAGACGATAAATTACAGAACATTTAAGCCCGAAAGGGATGGCCTTTTCTGTGCAAAGATTTTTGGTCCTATCAAGGATTATGAGTGCTTGTGCGGAAAATACAAAAGAATCAAATACAAGGGCGTTGTATGTGAAAAGTGCGGTGTTGAAGTTACGGAGTCTAAGGTAAGAAGAGAGAGAATGGGACATATAGAACTTGCAACGCCCGTTGCCCATATATGGTATCTGCGTTCTGTTCCGAGCATTATGGCTCTTTTGCTTGATATGAAGTTGAAGGATTTGGAAAGGGTTATCTATTACGAATCCTATGTTGTAGTGGAGAGCGAAGTTGAAGAGTTGCCAAAAAAGACCGTTTTAAATGAAGCTGCGTATAAAACATACTCTGAGAAGTACGGTTTAAGATTTACTGCTGAGATGGGTGCTGCAGCCATTCAGAAGTTGCTCAAAGAGATGGACCTTGACCTTGAGATAATGCAGCTGAAAGAAGAGATAGAAGCCACTTCTTCCAAAGCCAAAAAGAAGAAGCTCATCAAACGCATGCGCTTGATGGAGCAGTTTAAGAGAAGTGGCAATAAGCCAGAATGGATGATTCTGGAAGTTTTGCCCGTTCTTCCGCCGGATTTAAGGCCTTTAGTCTCGCTTGAAGGTGGGAGATTTGCATCAAGCGACTTAAACGACTTATACAGAAGAGTTATCAATAGAAACAACAGACTTAAAAGGCTGATAGAACTTGGTGCTCCTTCAATTATCATAAGAAATGAGAAGAGAATGCTTCAAGAAGCTGTTGATGCTTTAATAGACAACGGCAGAAGAAAGCAGGTTGTTAGAGCATCGAATAATAGGCCTTTGAAGTCCTTAAGCGAATCAATAAGAGGAAAAGAAGGAAGGTTTAGGAGAAACCTGCTCGGTAAAAGGGTTGACTATTCTGGCCGTTCGGTAATTGTGTCTGGTCCTGATTTGAGAATGGATCAGTGCGGATTACCTAAGATAATGGCTTTAGAGCTGTTTAAACCGTTCATATACCATAGGTTGATTGAAGAAGGGCATGCTCCAACAATCAAAGCAGCAAAGAAAATGGTTGAGCGTAAAGACCCAGAAGTTTGGAATATACTCGAAGATGTTGTGAAAGAGCATCCGGTGTTGTTGAACAGAGCACCAACGCTTCACAGGTTGTCAATCCAGGCATTCCATGCCGTTTTGACTGACGAGAAAGCAATTAGGCTTCATCCACTTGTCTGTCCAGCATTTAACGCAGACTTTGACGGCGACCAGATGGCTGTTCATGTGCCTTTGAGCAATGAAGCGATATTAGAAAGTGAAGTGCTGATGCTTGCAACGGAGAATATTATCTCGCCTGCTCATGGCAATCCTATAGCTATGCCAAGCCAAGATATGGTTTTGGGTGTCTATTACATGACAAAGGCAAGAGATGGTCAAAAAGGCGAAGGCATGTATTTCTCATCAGCCGATGAAGTAAGGATTGCCTACGAGAATGGTGTCTGTGATTTGAATGCCAAGATACATGTAAAGATAGATGGTGAGATTCAAGAGACAACCGTTGGAAGGGTTCTATTTTATGAGATAGTGCCAAAGAGTGTTCCGTTTAAAGATGTAAATAAGCTTTTTACAAAGAAAGAGTTGAATAGATTTATCTCATACCTGTATCAGCATGAAGAGTTGCCCGTTGTTGTTAAGTTTTTAGATGATGTTAAGGATTTGGGATTTGAGATATCGACAAGGGCTGGTGTTTCTATATCCATTGAGGATATGGTTGTTCCGAAGGAGAAGGCAGAGATTATAGCCAAGGCAGAAGAAGAAGTTAGAAAGATTCAGGAAGATTACCAGCAGGGTCTTTTGACGGATAAGGAGAGATACAATAAAGCCGTTGATATATGGAGTTCCGCAACGGATAGGATTGCAGCTGCAATGATGAGAGAGCTGGGTGGTGAGTACGAAGAGAGTTTTAACTCTATCTTTATCATGGCACACTCAGGAGCAAGAGGCTCTCAGCAGCAGATGAGACAGCTTGCAGGCATCAGAGGATTAATGACAAAGCCGTCCGGAGACATCATTGAGACACCAATTAAATCAAACTTTAAAGAAGGTTTGACGGTTCTTGAATACTTCACATCGACGCACGGTGCAAGAAAGGGTCTTGCAGATACGGCTTTGAAGACGGCAAATGCTGGATATCTCACAAGAAAACTTATAGATGTTGCTCAAGATGTTACGATTACCATGGAAGATTGCGGCACAACCGAAGGCCTTGAAGTGTCGGCAATTATGGTCAATGGTGAGGAAATAGAGTCTTTGGAAGAGAGGATCTTGGGCAGAACAGCAGCAGAAGATGTTATTGATCCATTCACTGATGAAGTGATAGTCGAAGAAGGTCAGGAGATAGACGAAAGAGCCGTTGAGAAGATACTTAAGGCTGGAATAAAGAAGGTTAAGATATACTCTGTTTTGACATGTAAAGCTGAGCGTGGCGTATGCGCTAAGTGTTATGGAAGGGACTTAGCAAGGGGCGGCAGGGTAAATGTTGGTGAAGCTGTCGGTATTGTTGCAGCCCAATCAATCGGTGAACCTGGAACGCAGCTTACACTTAGAACATTCCATGTTGGTGGAACGGCGTCGAGATTGACAAAAGAGAGTAAAGCGGCAGAGACAAAAAGGGCAGGAATTGTAAGATTTTACAACTTCTTTGTCGTTCCAAACTCTGCAGGTGAGAGTATATTGCTTTCAAGAAGGGATGCAGCTTTACTTATAACAGAACCACAGATAGTCTCAAAGACAAAGGGTAAGGTTTCAATCAGAGAAGATAAGAGTTATTACTATGTGGCTGTTGGTGATGCAGAAGAGTATAAGATAAAGAAAGTCGATTTTGTTAAGGATGAAGACATAATAACGGGTGGTTCCAAGGCTATAGGTAAGCTGATGCTTTCTGTTAAAGACGGTGATGAAGTAGATGCTTTGGGTCTTTTGGTCGAAAGGGTTTTGGAAGTATTCGATGTGCCAAAGAGTATTCCTTATGCTGCTAAAATATTTGTCAAAGATAGAGAGACGATAAAGAGATTCGTAAAGACCGAAGAGAGCGGAACGGTAAAACTTATAGCTTTGGAAGGTGAAGGATTTGTTGAGATAGATGACCCTGAGAATGGCATAGTAAACAGACATGGAACACATGTTGTCATAACCGAGAATGGCGAAGATAAAGTAAGATACTATGTGCCAAAGGGTTCTGTTTTGTATGTGAAAAAGGGTCAAAGGGTTGAAGCCGGTGATGTTATTGTTGGATATGATGATGAGAAGAAGAAGAGAATATTCGAAAGCGACCCAACAATTTACATAAGCACCACGACATTGGCTGAGTGGGATGCATACTCAGATTACCTGCTTGCAGGTGCTGAAGGTTATGTAAAATGGGTTGATTTAATTCCACATGTTACAATCAAAGAAGAGATAGATAAAATTACATCCCTTAAGAGTAATGTTGTCATAGAGAGCAAAGATTTAACAAAAAGGCCAAGAATATACATTGTTGACGAAGAAGGCAAACTCAAGAAGTTTGAGAATATTGATGAAGATGCCGTTTACTATTTGCCGCCGGGTATAATTTTGCAAAAAGAGAATGGAGAGTATGTAAAACCTGGCGATGTTATTGGTAAGATTCCTAAGGAGCTTGATAAAACCACCGATATTACGGGTGGTCTGCCACGAGTTTCTGAGTTGTTTGAAGCAAAAAGACCAAAGGATGCAGCAATTATAAGTGAGATTAGTGGAATAGTCTCATATGGAAAAGAGTCTAAAGGTAAAAGAAAGGTTATTATCACTTCTACAGCAGGTAAAGGCAAGGTCGTAAAAGAGTATCTGATACCGAGAAACAAGAGATTGCTTGTATTCCCAGGTGATAGAGTTGAGATGGGTGAGCCTTTAACGGATGGTTCTGTCAATCCACACGATATTTTGGCTATTTTGGGTGAAAAAGAACTTCAAAAGATGCTTGTTAGTGAGATTCAACAGGTTTACAAACTGCAGGGTGTTAACATAAACGACAAGCATATAGAGATTATCGTTAGACAGATGCTCTCTAAGGTTGTTATAGAAGATTCTGGCGATAGTGATTTCATTGAAGGTGAAGTTGTCAACAGATTTATATTTACAAAGAAGAACGAGATGCTCATAAAGAGAGGCAAGAAGCCAGCCATTGGAAGGATAGTATTACTCGGAATAACCAAGGCTTCACTGAATACGGACAGCTTTATCTCTGCTGCAAGTTTCCAGGAGACGACAAGAGTGCTGACAGAAGCTTCTATAAGTGGGCAGATAGACCATCTAAGAGGCTTGAAAGAGAATGTTATTGTTGGTAGGTTGATACCTGTTGGAACAGGTCAGAAAAAATATGATGACATAATTTTGAAGCCTGCGAGTGGTGATGATTAA